In Brassica rapa cultivar Chiifu-401-42 chromosome A06, CAAS_Brap_v3.01, whole genome shotgun sequence, a single window of DNA contains:
- the LOC103854405 gene encoding peroxiredoxin Q, chloroplastic isoform X2 yields MASSSSFFTFSSQTTLHSHLHRNTFLTKTQFPVPTKSSESNFFGLRLSPSTSRSPLSPCSFKSSIFAKVNKGQSAPDFTLKDQNGKPVSLKKYKGKPVVVYFYPADETPGCTKQACAFRDSYEKFKKAGAEVIGISGDDSASHKAFASKYKLPYTLLSDEGNRVRKDWGVPGDLFGALPGRQTYVLDKNGVVQLIYNNQFQPEKHIDETLKFLKAA; encoded by the exons atggcttcttcttcttcttttttcactTTCTCTAGTCAGACCACACTGCACTCCCATCTTCACAGAAACACCTTTCTCACCAAAACCCAATTTCCAGTTCCCACAAAATCATCAGAATCTAACTTCTTTGGTCTCAGACTCTCTCCCTCCACCTCTCGCTCTCCCCTCTCTCCCTGTTCTTTCAAAAGCTCAATCTTTGCTAAG GTTAACAAGGGGCAGAGTGCACCAGACTTCACACTAAAGGATCAAAATGGAAAGCCGGTGAGCTTGAAGAAGTATAAAGGGAAGCCTGTTGTTGTATATTTCTACCCTGCCGATGAAACCCCTGGCTGCACCAAGCAG GCTTGTGCGTTCAGAGACTCTTATGAGAAATTCAAGAAAGCCGGCGCAGAGGTCATTGGCATAAGTGGTGATGATTCTGCTTCTCACAAG GCCTTTGCAAGCAAATACAAGCTTCCTTACACATTGTTGAGTGACGAAGGGAATAGGGTGAGGAAAGATTGGGGAGTGCCAGGAGATTTATTTGGGGCATTGCCAGGGAGACAGACTTATGTTCTCGACAAAAACGGTGTCGTTCAGCTCATCTACAACAACCAGTTCCAGCCTGAGAAACACATTGATGAGACCTTAAAGTTCCTCAAAGCTGCTTGA
- the LOC103854405 gene encoding peroxiredoxin Q, chloroplastic isoform X1 → MASSSSFFTFSSQTTLHSHLHRNTFLTKTQFPVPTKSSESNFFGLRLSPSTSRSPLSPCSFKSSIFAKQVNKGQSAPDFTLKDQNGKPVSLKKYKGKPVVVYFYPADETPGCTKQACAFRDSYEKFKKAGAEVIGISGDDSASHKAFASKYKLPYTLLSDEGNRVRKDWGVPGDLFGALPGRQTYVLDKNGVVQLIYNNQFQPEKHIDETLKFLKAA, encoded by the exons atggcttcttcttcttcttttttcactTTCTCTAGTCAGACCACACTGCACTCCCATCTTCACAGAAACACCTTTCTCACCAAAACCCAATTTCCAGTTCCCACAAAATCATCAGAATCTAACTTCTTTGGTCTCAGACTCTCTCCCTCCACCTCTCGCTCTCCCCTCTCTCCCTGTTCTTTCAAAAGCTCAATCTTTGCTAAG CAGGTTAACAAGGGGCAGAGTGCACCAGACTTCACACTAAAGGATCAAAATGGAAAGCCGGTGAGCTTGAAGAAGTATAAAGGGAAGCCTGTTGTTGTATATTTCTACCCTGCCGATGAAACCCCTGGCTGCACCAAGCAG GCTTGTGCGTTCAGAGACTCTTATGAGAAATTCAAGAAAGCCGGCGCAGAGGTCATTGGCATAAGTGGTGATGATTCTGCTTCTCACAAG GCCTTTGCAAGCAAATACAAGCTTCCTTACACATTGTTGAGTGACGAAGGGAATAGGGTGAGGAAAGATTGGGGAGTGCCAGGAGATTTATTTGGGGCATTGCCAGGGAGACAGACTTATGTTCTCGACAAAAACGGTGTCGTTCAGCTCATCTACAACAACCAGTTCCAGCCTGAGAAACACATTGATGAGACCTTAAAGTTCCTCAAAGCTGCTTGA